GAAAAGGTTGTCAAAAATTACTTGTGctatatttgattttgataatgcAATTTCATAAGTTTGTGAAGCAGTCAgtaaatggaaataaataattcaTGCATCAAATGAAGCACATCCTGGGGCTTATAATTAAAGTCTGAAGCACATCAACAATCTTGAGTACAGTTGAATGAGACAAAAGTTATGCTTCAAGATCTCCattaaagataaaaaggaaaacaaagtaAAAGGTTGCGAGAGGTTTAAGGCAAAGAGAATCTAAATTTAAACACTAAATATGCCGCAGAATTAcatctagaaataaaagaagggTAGTTACTAAAGTTCCTGTCTCTAAATTATTCCCATCTCCAGAGTTCACTCATGTTCTTCTAACAAGGCAGCCATGCAATTTTTTCAAACTTGATTTGGATTAACATCTCATGTTTGATGGCACTTTGTTGTATCTTCCTAGTAGTCTGGCTGGGGCTTCTTGTATCTTGACTTTACCTTCCAAATGATTGGTCTATACTTCTTGTAGtgcatttcttttatttttgtcttCAAACTACCTTCTTAAATACCACTCTATACATCTAATCGAAATCATAGAAATCAAAGAGAGCGAAACATGTAAATTGTATTAGTTGAAAGAGGACTATGAATTTACTATGTGTATATTCTATATAGATCTGGAATTATTTGGAAAATATGCTAGATATACACGTAGTGTCTCACGCATTCAAGCAATCTCAGTTTCCTCTAATTTACACATAATAAATCTCTGGATTGAAACCCTAGCCAAGAACCTAAAGCCATGAAACTCACTGAATTAACTTGAAAAGAGCATTTTTTGCATAGAAAAACTCAATATAGTAAACAAAACTTCAAGAAGTCATGAATTCACATCCCATCCGCACATCCACTAGTTCGCATGACATTCTTGTCAATGATGTGACAAAGGTGCACAAGCTCCAGATCTACGTTTCTATTTCAGTGCCCAAACCCCAAATccagtttattttatttatctaATACTGCATTGTGAAGTCCAGATTCATTAAATCTATGTCCACGCAAGTGAATCTAATTATCCaataattttctacattatctAAACACTCGATCAGGAACAACAATACAAAATCGATAATACCAGAAATTTTTCATCAGCGGTTCATAAAACCAAGACAAAAACGGAAGCACTCAAACAAAAAATCAAGTGTTCATAACGTTGGCTTGCTTACCTTCTTCAACGAGTTGGGGTCCTCGAAGAAGGCATCCAAGGCGGCAGTTCTTTCGAGCCTGCAATAAGGTCCGAAATTTATAAACGAGAAGGAAGATAGATGGCAAGAAAGGCGAAGAGGGTTTGGACTGGGAGGTGAAAGGATGGAGGGTTTACGAGTGCTTGCATCCGATCTTTCTGACGTATTCGAGGAAGAAGGCCGCAATGCCGAGCGCCAAGATCAACGCCTGCGAAGAGAGAAGAGGCGAAAGAAACAATCGATCGTGAGAGGAGATAGGAAAGGGGGATTAGGTTTAGGGTTTGGGATGGGAGGGGGGGGAGACGAACCAGAGAGGacaggaagagggagagggcgaGATGGGGATCGGGGAAGAGAGACCACCAGCCCATCTTCTACCGTTGCGTCGACGATGTCAAGGGTTTAGCTGACTATGATGCAATACCTATGAAGTAAAGTTAAATACATTTTGTTGTGACCCCCTCTCCCAAGCCCGTCTAGCTCAGTCGGTAGAGCGCAAGGCTCTTAACCTTGTGGTCGTGGGTTCGAGCCCCACGGTGGGCGCTTTTTTAAGCCATTATGTTTTCTTCGGCTCGATGTATTTTTTATTAACCACTTATTCACGTAGAATAAATGCTAGTATCAcaatttatctatttatttttagCTTCTACTTACGCAGTTaaatgtttatttattttttagttgCCTTAGGTTATGTCTGATAAGTACCCTGCCCCTCTTATATGAtgcgctcgctctctctctctctctctcttcatttttttctccCTCATATAAAAGCTAAACTGATATATAATTGCAAAACAATTGGTGTTCGGAGGAGAAAGGAAGCTGCTTATCTGGTGTCCAAAATTAAGGATAAATAGAGAGCCTCCTAGAATGGTTTAGTAGAAATATcaaaaattcaataattatACTTGTCACAAAGATAGCAATACGTGCAGCCATCCCCTTTCTTACGCTATAAAGAAGCAAATTAGATGCTAAGCTGCATTGTATTATTATTTCCAATAACAAACATATAGAGAGCTTATAGAATCATGTAGTTACAACTAAAAATCAGCTTATAGAATCATGTGGCTCAAAATTTCCCATGCAACATTATAGCATACCGCATCACATTCTCTCCTAAAAATGAGTTAAACGAAGGCATTGATGACCATCTATGACAAAGATCTTTGTTAAGGAAACATCGTGAGTCGTATTAGAGATTGCAGGAAGAGGTCTGCTACTGTTTGGAGTTGTGAATGTTTTGATGTTTGTTGACTGTTTATATGagtaaaagtaataaagatAAAGGTTTAGTAAATAGCAAATGAGGGAAGAGAGAATATAGCAATTGTATTGAGATATGTAGGTTCATCGCATCGATCCAGGATCCTCTCCAATTCGTATGTGAATTGAAGAGGATAGGTTCTTCAATCACAACCATCCATGATTGGTGCAATTGTCATGATTAGAGATACGGCCCTCTCTAATTTAGGTACGAATAGAAGAGGATCCCAACTTCGACAGATTTCGTATGCTCCACCACCTATTTACTCTTCACTAGTACTACCAGATttatacaaaaataataatctaTTGAGATATGTAAATATAAATCAGAATGTAATAGTGAATGATGGATGAATAGCCACACCCAAGATTTCATTCATACAAAAACATGTATAACCCTGCACTagcaagaagaaaatcaatagcTTTTGTCTCCCTCCTAAAATCTCTCTCAAGTTGGCATCAGTGTGGATTGGCACTAAGCTAAGATCAACATTTCAAACGCCATTACCAAGATGCATTTGTGAATGAGTACATGCCTCAAGCATTACAGCTCGAGTCTGAAACTTAAACAGAACCATGTATAACCATCATGGCATGATAAACTCAAGCGGGAAGGTGAAATTTTTGGTTGGACTAGGTCCACTGCTAAGCTGGTGGACCAGTCTAACCACGAACTAACATGCCAAAACACATTTGCACTGCTACCTTgtcactttattattattattattttgtccaTCTTTGTGTGTGTTAATTCATGGTTGAAATGGTCTAGCACTAAGCTGATGCACCTGGTCCGACCAATACTTTCTCGGCTATAAAGGTGATGGAGAGAGGTTCTAAGAAGAAGCAAGCTTGAGTGGAGCATATATGTCATATATCTTTACGGAGGTGAATATATTATCTAACTCTTTCTAAGATATGACGATGGTATATATATTTCTAAGGTATGATAACGGTATATATATTTCTGAATGCCACCTACAGGATTTTCTATCGTTAGTTCCTCCAAGATACATTGACACGTCACATTTATTCCGATGTATGCAAAGACTTGAAAAATACCTTATCATAACTCCAATAAATAGCTTTTGATACATATCATGCATTTGGCTTGGTTGATCAAATAACTTGACAATCGAAACGCATGCAGTGTGATATCGTTTGGAATCTTGAATGCAATTAAGTATAGGTTTTGCCTGTCTAGATAATTTTTAGGTAATTAATATTATGATACGGTTGTTTTATGTTGGAATGACACAAGAGGGGATGCAATCATGCCTCAATTCTTGCAAGGGATTGCATGATTGGTGTTAGGGTTTAGTTTGACCAAAtttagcatttatatattttataatccTGTTGGAATTTATTTAACCTTTCAAGTCATCCTCACGCccagctcttcttcttctcctttttcattgacaacaaaagaaacaaaaacaaataggattattttttatttttttgttttttagttGATGTCCATTGGTGAAATATAGGTGAGGCCAAGTTCAATTCACATTCAGCCTGGCCGGATTTGAAAGTTGAATCAAATAAAATGACAATGAAAGCATTTCCAAAGGATATCATGACCAATGATAAGAAGCCGAACATAATCCATGAAATACATCAAATTGCATGAGATTGCTTGCTTAGTCGCTATAATAATGCACAACTAAAACTAGTATTTAGCATAGACAAAGAATCTTATCCCATTAAACTTAACCCTATCAGAATAATCAATAACACAATTCATCCATATCATTGACAGCAAAGTTGGGAAGGCAATCGGCTATTTGCTTAACGAGGAAGCAAAAATCGTGataattcaaaatataatattgtagGCTCCACAAATGTGTAGTTAATTACCCCATAGCTAATGAGGAAGAGAGTTAGTATAATAACATTGCAATGACTTAGGCCTCCACCAATTATAAACACTATCAATGTTTTGCCGATTAGCTTGTAGACTTTTTCAAATATACTTTAAAATTTTGTAAGAAAATGTCATAAGATACTGCCTAATCCTACAAGTTTCTTACATCAACATACCGTTGACATAAAAAGTTAGCACGAGATGCTGCATGTCATAAAAGTGGCATCACCTAAATTTTTTTCCAATCAAACAGTACTCAAATTTATGGTACCAAATAGTGGACTCCCTACTTTTTACGCATAGAATGCTGACACGTAGACGGCGGATAGGCGAcgctctctcctctcccttctATAAATTCAGACCTCGGCCTCCTTCTCTGCGTCGTGCTTAGAGTTTTCTTCCTTGTTGTAGCTCTTCAAATTATCTTTCATTTTAGGAGGAGAAAATGTCTTGCTGTAGCGGGAGCTGTGGTTGTGGAGATGGCTGCAACTGCAGCAGTGGATGTGGAGGGTATAAATATGATCAATATCATTAATCTTTAACTGTGTCACTCTTCTTCATGATTTCATTAtgggtttctttctttcttttttctctcctcCCCTGACTAGTTATTTATGTTTCTTTATATTTAGGCTGTGATAAGGAGTTTGgacagtttttttttaattcttcttcttctcttaatTGATAtcactattttttaaaaaattaagagGGACTAGTTTTCTGTATTCTGTTTTCACTTATTGATATGGGAGGCCAGGCATGTGATTTGTTATCTGATCATTTGAGGATTCatagatgcattttcttttcttttcatcaatCCATGCACTTCCTTTTGTCGCTGTAGGAATTGCATGCTATCTTGCTGAAGTTTTCTTCCCTATTATCTGTTTCTTGTCCTTGGATTAATTTATGTTTTTTGCGATTCCACTATTTTCTTTGCCTTTTACCAATATCCACTACAAATTCATCCTTCTCCAACCTTCTGAATTCTGGTTGTAGAGAATATCTTTTCTTGCATACTATTTTGATTTCTTAATTTATTCTGTTCTGGCGTGCAGATGCAACATGTATCCTGAGTCGGCTGAGAAGACCATCACCTCTGAAAGCATGGTCCTTGGGGTTGCACCTCTGAAGGGGTTTTGTTTCTACCTAGAATCTTAATTATTAATCCTCTCTTAAAACTGACATAAAtccaaattattaaaaaaaaaaaacaagtataGGATCACATTATATGGTATCCGTAGTTTCCTAGCTCATTTTCAGAAAATTACTACTTATGCTTCATGGATCAACCAACCTTAAGTTTCTCTCTAATTAATGTTTAAGAGAGAGACATTAATATTACTGATGATAGATTTTAGTTATAC
The Phoenix dactylifera cultivar Barhee BC4 chromosome 3, palm_55x_up_171113_PBpolish2nd_filt_p, whole genome shotgun sequence DNA segment above includes these coding regions:
- the LOC103716494 gene encoding metallothionein-like protein 2A, which encodes MSCCSGSCGCGDGCNCSSGCGGCNMYPESAEKTITSESMVLGVAPLKGHSEGFEMATGSTTEGCKCGSNCTCDPCNC